In Nitrospira sp., one genomic interval encodes:
- a CDS encoding transposase, protein FNGRFRDECLNEQWFLTLAHAQVVIEAWRREYNEERPKKALGGLTPAAYARHLAKESDTVAPGLQT, encoded by the coding sequence CATTCAACGGGCGCTTCCGTGATGAGTGCCTGAATGAGCAGTGGTTCCTGACCCTCGCGCATGCCCAAGTCGTCATTGAAGCGTGGCGGCGTGAATATAATGAGGAGCGACCGAAAAAAGCATTGGGCGGACTGACGCCCGCCGCCTATGCGAGGCACTTGGCCAAAGAATCGGATACAGTTGCACCCGGACTCCAAACGTAG